One genomic region from Patescibacteria group bacterium encodes:
- the rplE gene encoding 50S ribosomal protein L5, which translates to METKTRIQKIYETKAIPALQKKFGYKNRLAVPRIEKVTINVGINQQKGDQQQIDAITLGLSKITGQKPVSTKAKKSISSFKIRQGMVVGLMVTLRGKKMFHFIDKLVNVTLPRVRDFRGLDPGIIDKNGNLNIGFKENLAFPEVSQEEMERSHGLEVTITANAASQEEGLELFKSLGFPFKKD; encoded by the coding sequence ATGGAAACGAAAACAAGAATCCAAAAAATATACGAAACCAAGGCTATCCCCGCTCTACAGAAGAAATTCGGTTATAAAAATAGATTGGCCGTACCTCGAATAGAGAAAGTGACGATTAACGTGGGGATTAACCAGCAAAAAGGGGACCAGCAACAAATAGATGCTATTACTCTCGGGCTGTCCAAAATTACCGGCCAGAAACCGGTCAGCACCAAGGCCAAAAAATCCATTTCCAGTTTTAAAATAAGGCAGGGCATGGTAGTCGGTCTGATGGTCACTCTTCGCGGCAAAAAAATGTTTCATTTTATAGATAAACTGGTGAACGTCACCCTTCCCCGCGTTCGGGATTTTCGCGGTTTAGACCCGGGTATTATTGATAAAAATGGCAATTTAAATATCGGGTTTAAAGAAAATTTAGCCTTTCCGGAAGTAAGCCAGGAGGAGATGGAACGCTCGCACGGTCTGGAGGTTACTATTACTGCTAACGCCGCGTCCCAAGAAGAGGGGCTGGAATTATTTAAGTCATTAGGATTCCCTTTTAAGAAAGATTAA
- a CDS encoding type Z 30S ribosomal protein S14 — MATEAQISKSKRTPKYSTRIVRRCWRCGRNRSYMRKFDLCRICFRELARRGEIPGVTKSSW; from the coding sequence ATGGCTACCGAAGCACAAATTTCTAAATCTAAAAGAACTCCCAAGTATTCCACGCGAATAGTGAGGCGTTGTTGGCGTTGCGGCAGAAATAGAAGTTATATGCGCAAGTTTGACCTTTGCCGTATCTGTTTTAGAGAACTGGCTCGCCGTGGTGAGATACCCGGTGTCACCAAATCAAGTTGGTAA
- the rpsH gene encoding 30S ribosomal protein S8 has protein sequence MITDPISDMLTRIRNASLAKKEEVLIPFSKMKLALADILKKEGFVGNVEEIKGDNFSEIKVVLKYHKNKPIINKIERVSTPGRRVYAKKDSLPVILNNLGIAIISTPEGVMTNKEAKKRNLGGEIICKIY, from the coding sequence ATGATTACAGACCCAATTTCAGACATGCTTACAAGAATAAGGAACGCTTCTTTGGCAAAAAAAGAAGAGGTTTTGATTCCTTTTTCCAAAATGAAATTGGCCCTTGCCGATATTCTGAAAAAAGAAGGATTTGTCGGTAACGTGGAAGAGATTAAGGGCGATAATTTTTCGGAAATCAAAGTGGTCTTAAAATACCATAAAAATAAACCAATAATTAATAAAATAGAGAGAGTCAGTACTCCGGGCAGAAGAGTGTACGCCAAAAAGGATAGCCTGCCGGTGATTTTAAACAATTTGGGCATTGCTATTATTTCCACACCGGAAGGCGTGATGACTAACAAAGAAGCTAAAAAAAGAAATTTAGGCGGAGAAATAATTTGTAAAATATACTAA
- the rplF gene encoding 50S ribosomal protein L6: MSRVGKKLIVIPSGVEVKISDDLIVVKGPKGELQQKIHPWIKIFQEEGKLKITVDDTEEKLGRSLWGLFGSLVSNMVEGVTKGFEKKLEINGIGFKAAVSGKKLVLNVGYSHPVEYALPAGINAAVEKNIITISGADKQLVGKVTAEIRQIRKPEPYKGKGIKYIDEVVRRKAGKTVKTAGA, from the coding sequence ATGTCGCGCGTAGGGAAAAAATTGATTGTTATTCCAAGCGGAGTGGAAGTGAAAATTTCCGACGATTTGATTGTTGTTAAAGGGCCGAAGGGTGAATTGCAGCAAAAAATTCATCCCTGGATAAAGATTTTTCAGGAAGAGGGCAAACTAAAAATTACCGTTGATGACACAGAAGAAAAGCTGGGGCGTTCATTGTGGGGGCTGTTTGGCAGTCTGGTCAGTAATATGGTAGAAGGCGTGACTAAGGGGTTTGAGAAGAAATTAGAGATAAACGGCATTGGTTTTAAAGCGGCGGTCAGCGGCAAAAAATTAGTTTTAAATGTGGGTTATTCGCATCCAGTTGAATACGCTTTGCCGGCGGGCATTAATGCGGCGGTGGAGAAAAATATTATTACCATTTCCGGAGCCGATAAACAATTAGTCGGTAAGGTGACCGCCGAGATTCGCCAAATCAGAAAACCGGAACCTTATAAGGGTAAGGGGATTAAATATATTGATGAAGTAGTGAGAAGAAAAGCCGGCAAAACCGTTAAGACAGCCGGGGCTTAA
- the rplR gene encoding 50S ribosomal protein L18, which yields MIGKQKRKKAGRQLRRNRIRSIVIGTADRPRLSVFRSLKHFYLQLIDDNAGKTLASVSDKEIKAKGKKPMEIALELGKLLAKKALAAGIKEAVFDRGGYKYHGRVKAVADGAREGGLKF from the coding sequence ATGATTGGTAAACAAAAAAGGAAAAAAGCAGGCAGACAGTTAAGGCGGAATCGTATCCGTAGTATTGTGATTGGCACGGCCGACCGTCCGCGTTTATCGGTTTTCCGCAGTTTAAAACATTTTTATCTCCAATTAATTGATGATAACGCGGGAAAAACGTTAGCGAGTGTTTCAGATAAAGAAATAAAAGCTAAGGGTAAAAAGCCGATGGAAATCGCTTTAGAGTTAGGTAAATTGCTGGCTAAAAAAGCCTTGGCCGCCGGGATAAAAGAAGCGGTTTTTGACCGCGGCGGTTATAAATATCACGGTCGGGTTAAAGCCGTGGCTGACGGAGCCAGAGAAGGCGGTTTAAAATTTTAA
- the rpsE gene encoding 30S ribosomal protein S5 → MARRREEKFREEKEFEQKIIDLARVTRVVAGGKRMRFRACVAIGDGKGRVGMGLAKGADVTMAVNKAVNKARKNLIEVSIVNDTIPFEIIKKYKAAKIMIKPAPRGTGVKAGGAMRSIMELAGVPNVVGKIMGSSNKINIVRCTIAALEDLKSILRINPSAANMTAKGEAVKKEKDSKNIKEKEKTENLSKDKK, encoded by the coding sequence ATGGCAAGAAGAAGAGAAGAAAAATTTAGAGAAGAGAAAGAATTTGAACAGAAGATTATTGATTTGGCGAGAGTGACTCGCGTTGTGGCGGGCGGGAAAAGAATGCGCTTTCGTGCTTGCGTAGCCATTGGTGACGGTAAGGGCCGAGTGGGCATGGGTTTAGCCAAGGGAGCGGACGTGACCATGGCCGTAAATAAAGCGGTGAATAAAGCCCGAAAAAATCTAATTGAAGTTTCTATTGTTAACGACACCATTCCTTTTGAGATAATTAAAAAATATAAAGCAGCCAAGATCATGATAAAACCCGCCCCGCGCGGTACTGGAGTAAAGGCTGGAGGCGCGATGCGTTCCATCATGGAATTAGCCGGAGTACCCAATGTGGTGGGCAAGATTATGGGCTCTTCCAATAAAATAAATATAGTGCGTTGTACTATCGCCGCGCTGGAGGATTTAAAAAGCATTTTAAGAATTAATCCGTCAGCTGCTAATATGACCGCTAAGGGAGAAGCGGTGAAAAAAGAAAAGGATTCAAAAAATATCAAGGAAAAAGAAAAAACTGAAAATTTATCTAAGGATAAAAAATAA
- the rplO gene encoding 50S ribosomal protein L15: MALALHTIKPARGSKKNKKRIGRGLGSGHGTYSTRGAKGQRARSGGSKGLKLKGLRQNLLNIPKLRGFKSRKPKMNVVNLNALEKKFKEGEMINPKLLLVKGVVKGLVGGVKILGDGEITKKIVIEGCRLSAKAKEKIVKAGGKVIELKKKG, from the coding sequence ATGGCATTAGCTTTGCATACAATTAAACCCGCCCGCGGTTCCAAAAAAAATAAGAAAAGAATCGGCCGCGGTCTCGGTTCCGGGCATGGTACTTATAGCACCAGGGGAGCCAAGGGACAGCGCGCTCGTTCCGGCGGCAGTAAGGGATTAAAATTAAAAGGATTAAGGCAGAATTTGCTCAACATCCCAAAGCTTCGCGGTTTCAAAAGCAGAAAACCCAAGATGAATGTGGTTAATCTTAATGCTTTAGAAAAGAAGTTTAAGGAGGGGGAGATGATTAACCCTAAGTTATTATTGGTCAAGGGGGTGGTGAAAGGCCTTGTGGGTGGCGTTAAAATTTTGGGCGACGGAGAAATTACCAAAAAGATTGTCATAGAAGGTTGCCGGTTGTCAGCTAAAGCCAAAGAAAAAATTGTCAAAGCTGGCGGGAAAGTGATAGAATTAAAGAAAAAGGGTTAG
- the secY gene encoding preprotein translocase subunit SecY — translation MWYTKLTQIWKIKDLRQSILYVLGMLAIFRLAAHIPIPGVNVENLKDFFGSNQILGLMNIFSGGGMENFSIVAMGVAPYITASIIFQLLTMIIPKLEEISKEESGRQKINHYTRILAVPLAILQSYGMITILKRSSYQIISDLSLFQLFTTIITLTAGTIFLMWIGELISEKHVGNGISILIFAGIITALPTAVQRTLIVFDPSQLFNLIIFALLAVVTIVGVVIINEGQRNVPVSYARRVRGMRMYGGMNTHLPLRVNMAGVIPIIFAISIILVPPMISQFFLQAKTAWLVSAAHFIVELFQNQLFYGIAYFILVFGFTYFYTAVIFHPDQISENLQKQGGFIPGIRPGKPTAEYLQYTLNRILLAGALFLALIAILPLAVKQITGLQTLVIGGTSLLIVVSVVIETMKQIESQLTMREYEGF, via the coding sequence ATGTGGTACACGAAATTAACCCAAATTTGGAAAATTAAGGATTTACGCCAAAGCATTCTTTATGTTTTGGGTATGTTGGCTATTTTTCGTTTAGCCGCCCATATACCGATTCCCGGGGTTAATGTGGAAAATTTAAAAGATTTTTTTGGTTCCAACCAGATTTTAGGATTAATGAATATATTTTCCGGCGGTGGCATGGAAAATTTTTCCATCGTGGCCATGGGCGTTGCTCCTTACATCACCGCTTCCATCATTTTTCAGCTATTGACCATGATTATTCCTAAATTGGAAGAAATTTCCAAGGAAGAGTCCGGACGGCAGAAAATAAACCATTATACGAGGATTCTCGCCGTGCCCTTGGCCATACTCCAATCTTACGGCATGATTACCATTCTAAAACGTTCTTCTTATCAGATTATTTCCGATTTGTCTCTTTTTCAATTATTTACTACCATCATTACTTTGACTGCCGGTACGATTTTTTTAATGTGGATTGGCGAACTTATCTCCGAAAAGCATGTCGGCAACGGCATTTCCATTCTTATCTTTGCCGGCATTATCACGGCGTTGCCGACAGCCGTACAAAGAACGCTGATTGTTTTTGACCCCTCGCAATTATTTAATCTGATTATTTTTGCTTTATTAGCCGTTGTGACCATCGTGGGTGTGGTTATTATTAATGAAGGTCAGCGTAATGTGCCGGTGTCTTACGCCCGGCGTGTTCGCGGAATGAGGATGTATGGCGGCATGAATACCCATTTGCCATTGAGAGTTAATATGGCGGGCGTGATTCCCATTATCTTCGCTATTTCTATAATTCTTGTTCCGCCGATGATTTCCCAGTTTTTTCTGCAGGCCAAAACCGCTTGGCTTGTTTCCGCCGCCCATTTTATTGTTGAATTATTTCAGAACCAGCTTTTTTACGGTATTGCATATTTTATTTTGGTTTTTGGCTTTACTTATTTTTATACGGCGGTTATTTTCCATCCGGACCAGATTTCCGAAAATTTGCAGAAGCAGGGTGGATTTATCCCGGGCATTCGTCCGGGCAAACCAACTGCCGAGTATTTGCAATACACCCTAAACAGAATTTTACTCGCCGGTGCTTTATTTTTGGCCCTAATCGCTATTTTACCTCTGGCCGTTAAGCAGATTACCGGTTTACAGACTTTGGTTATCGGCGGAACGAGTTTGCTCATCGTGGTGAGCGTGGTTATTGAAACTATGAAGCAGATAGAATCTCAGTTGACGATGAGGGAATACGAAGGATTTTAA
- a CDS encoding nucleoside monophosphate kinase: MKNKKVYKIIVFGPQGAGKGTQAEIIEKDYDIPVISVGNLLRVAAVGKSKWGRKAAAYMKRGALVPDMVVNNLLIEHLKAKNCARGFVLDGYPRNLKQLKLLTKLVKFTHVFNINISDKEAVKRIKDRLSCSCGRVFHKFFNPPKRDMRCDFCREKLYVREDDRPAAVKKRLKIYRRETEPLVAFYKKQEILYDIDGSKGILEVYREIKKI; encoded by the coding sequence ATGAAAAACAAAAAAGTTTATAAAATCATTGTCTTCGGTCCGCAGGGGGCGGGCAAGGGGACGCAAGCAGAGATTATAGAAAAGGATTATGACATTCCGGTTATTTCTGTCGGCAATCTTTTGCGCGTCGCGGCAGTGGGAAAATCCAAGTGGGGGAGAAAAGCCGCCGCTTATATGAAGCGTGGAGCATTAGTCCCCGATATGGTTGTTAACAATTTATTAATTGAACACTTAAAAGCCAAAAATTGCGCTCGCGGGTTTGTTCTTGATGGTTATCCTCGCAATTTAAAACAGCTTAAATTATTGACCAAATTGGTTAAATTTACCCATGTTTTTAATATCAATATTTCCGATAAAGAAGCGGTAAAAAGAATCAAAGACAGGTTATCTTGTTCCTGCGGCAGGGTTTTTCATAAGTTTTTTAATCCCCCTAAAAGAGATATGAGATGCGATTTTTGCAGGGAGAAGCTTTACGTGAGAGAGGATGACAGGCCAGCCGCTGTCAAGAAACGCCTTAAAATTTACCGGCGGGAGACAGAGCCCTTAGTCGCTTTTTATAAAAAACAGGAGATTCTTTATGATATTGACGGAAGTAAGGGCATTCTGGAGGTTTATCGCGAGATAAAAAAAATTTAG
- the map gene encoding type I methionyl aminopeptidase, with translation MIKIKSAEEIEIIAEGGKILAEILKELGCAVKPGISTLELDCLARELVTQRGGSPSFLNYGHPPFPGSICSSVNEEVVHGVPSAERILKSGDIVGLDIGMKYKNLFTDMAITVAVGRVTGEAERLIKVTKESLNIGLSKIKPGRPLNVIGKSIEEYVKKEGFTVVRALVGHGVGYGVHEDPAVPNFDDPVSEKIILKEGMVLAIEPMVCTGHCDVRVLDDKWTVVTNDCGLAAHFEHTVAVTKNGVKILTK, from the coding sequence ATGATTAAGATAAAATCAGCGGAAGAAATAGAAATTATCGCCGAGGGAGGAAAGATTTTAGCGGAAATTTTAAAAGAATTAGGGTGCGCAGTTAAGCCTGGCATTTCTACTTTAGAGTTGGACTGTTTGGCGCGAGAATTAGTTACGCAAAGGGGCGGAAGTCCCTCCTTTTTAAACTATGGTCATCCGCCATTTCCCGGCTCCATCTGCTCTTCCGTCAACGAAGAAGTAGTGCATGGAGTTCCATCAGCAGAGAGAATTTTAAAGTCAGGAGATATCGTTGGCTTAGATATTGGCATGAAATATAAAAATTTATTTACGGATATGGCCATTACGGTAGCGGTAGGGAGAGTTACCGGAGAGGCAGAAAGACTGATTAAGGTCACCAAAGAATCTTTAAATATCGGACTTTCTAAAATAAAACCCGGTCGACCATTAAATGTGATTGGCAAATCCATTGAGGAGTATGTAAAAAAAGAGGGGTTTACGGTGGTGCGGGCTTTAGTCGGACATGGCGTGGGTTATGGTGTTCACGAAGACCCGGCAGTGCCTAATTTTGACGACCCGGTTTCAGAAAAGATTATTTTAAAAGAGGGGATGGTGCTGGCTATTGAACCCATGGTTTGCACCGGACATTGCGACGTGAGAGTTTTAGATGATAAGTGGACGGTAGTGACAAATGATTGCGGTTTGGCCGCTCATTTTGAGCATACTGTGGCGGTCACTAAAAACGGGGTTAAAATTTTAACCAAATAA
- the ruvX gene encoding Holliday junction resolvase RuvX — protein sequence MPQILAIDYGSKRIGLALADEGVKIATPFKTLANEGWQKNLENLKKIISGEDVASLVVGLPLSLSGGESEQTRETRHFFDLLQGAVAAPVFLEDERLSSRQVDALIRKFGKKVDRDAVAAMLILQSFLDKKR from the coding sequence ATGCCGCAGATACTGGCTATTGATTATGGCTCAAAAAGAATCGGATTGGCCTTAGCTGATGAGGGAGTTAAAATCGCTACGCCTTTTAAAACTTTGGCGAATGAGGGTTGGCAGAAAAATTTGGAGAATCTAAAAAAGATAATAAGCGGAGAAGACGTCGCTTCCTTGGTTGTTGGCTTGCCGCTTAGTTTATCCGGCGGGGAATCGGAACAGACGCGGGAAACGCGGCATTTTTTTGACTTGCTTCAGGGGGCGGTGGCGGCGCCGGTTTTTTTAGAGGATGAACGTTTGTCCAGCCGCCAAGTTGACGCTTTAATAAGAAAATTCGGCAAAAAAGTGGACCGTGACGCCGTGGCCGCCATGCTTATTCTTCAGAGTTTTTTAGATAAAAAGAGGTAG
- the recO gene encoding DNA repair protein RecO, whose protein sequence is MSTYKTRAIVLTKKTWRENDALYSFYSEDFGKIKAVAKGAKRISSKLAPHLEPLMVTDLMVARSSRGVDKVAGSSLVRDFCLLKNNFPRLILAGQAVELVDEFVDLEHGDARIFELLKRFFILLNDGFAGDNDFVKSKTALKIFILQLLDYLGYTPELYSCVNCKTEIAEAENFFHSARGGMLCKKCSQIFLERAPISNNTIKFLRLMLISDLGEIERISLTENLLKETERIIDSFLHYQLDRELASDRYLTNWKAYAKLA, encoded by the coding sequence ATGTCCACCTATAAGACGCGGGCTATAGTTTTAACCAAAAAAACTTGGAGGGAAAATGATGCCCTGTATTCTTTTTATTCCGAAGATTTCGGGAAAATAAAGGCGGTAGCCAAGGGGGCGAAAAGAATTTCCAGCAAATTGGCGCCGCATCTTGAGCCGTTGATGGTGACGGATTTAATGGTGGCACGTTCATCAAGGGGGGTGGACAAAGTCGCTGGCAGCAGTTTGGTCCGCGATTTTTGCCTTTTAAAAAATAATTTTCCGCGGTTGATTCTGGCCGGGCAGGCAGTGGAGCTTGTTGACGAGTTCGTGGATTTGGAGCACGGCGATGCAAGGATTTTTGAATTGTTGAAAAGATTTTTTATTCTGTTAAACGATGGCTTTGCCGGCGATAATGATTTTGTTAAAAGCAAGACGGCTTTAAAGATTTTTATTTTGCAGTTATTGGACTATCTGGGCTATACGCCGGAGCTTTATAGCTGTGTCAATTGCAAGACCGAAATTGCCGAAGCGGAAAATTTTTTTCATTCCGCCCGCGGCGGAATGCTGTGCAAAAAATGTAGTCAGATTTTTCTGGAGCGCGCTCCGATTTCCAATAACACCATAAAGTTTTTGCGGCTGATGCTGATTAGCGATTTAGGAGAAATAGAACGAATTTCCTTAACCGAGAATCTTTTAAAAGAAACAGAAAGGATTATTGATTCCTTTCTTCATTATCAACTAGACCGGGAATTGGCCAGTGACCGCTATTTGACTAACTGGAAAGCGTATGCTAAATTAGCATAA
- the asnS gene encoding asparagine--tRNA ligase, which produces MVLLSKISQKIDKEVTVGGWVHNYRSSGSIFFLEIRDGSGFIQAVVNKSSVSEGSWEACEKLTLETSVEVAGIVTKHPKKEGVFELQVKDLKIIQLAGEYPIGKKEHGPDFLMDHRHLWLRSGKQWAILKIRDAVITAMNDFLHEKDFIKVDSPIFTPNACEGTTTLFPVPYFDLGTAYLSQSGQLYLEAAIASVGRCYDFGPVFRAEKSKTKRHLTEFWMLDAEAAFVEHEENLKIQEDLVRSIIRYCLKNCGEELRILERDAAKLKQADGPFKRLTYDEAIAKLQELGSDIKYGEDLGNDDEGLLTKDSPMPVFIEKWPKSIKPFYMKRDAKNPKLVLNDDLIATEGAGEIIGGSQREDDIELLSARIDKEGLKREDYEWYLDLRRYGSVPHSGFGIGLERTVRWIAGVEHIRECIPFPRTINRLKP; this is translated from the coding sequence ATGGTTTTATTGTCTAAGATTAGCCAAAAAATAGACAAAGAAGTAACTGTCGGCGGTTGGGTTCACAATTATCGCTCTTCCGGCAGTATTTTCTTTTTGGAAATTCGCGATGGTTCCGGTTTTATTCAGGCAGTTGTTAATAAAAGCTCGGTTTCCGAGGGGTCGTGGGAAGCTTGTGAAAAATTGACTCTTGAAACTTCGGTGGAGGTGGCGGGAATAGTGACCAAGCATCCCAAAAAAGAAGGAGTTTTTGAACTACAAGTCAAAGATTTAAAAATTATCCAACTGGCCGGCGAATATCCCATCGGAAAAAAGGAACATGGCCCGGACTTTTTAATGGACCACCGGCATCTTTGGCTTCGTTCCGGAAAACAGTGGGCGATTTTAAAAATCCGCGACGCGGTGATTACCGCTATGAATGATTTTTTACACGAGAAAGATTTTATTAAAGTTGATTCGCCGATTTTTACCCCTAATGCCTGCGAGGGGACCACCACGCTTTTCCCCGTCCCATATTTTGATTTAGGAACCGCCTATCTTTCTCAGTCCGGCCAGCTCTATCTGGAAGCCGCTATCGCTTCGGTCGGCCGATGCTATGACTTCGGCCCCGTTTTCCGTGCCGAGAAAAGTAAAACCAAAAGACATTTAACCGAATTTTGGATGCTGGATGCCGAAGCCGCTTTTGTGGAGCACGAAGAAAATTTAAAAATTCAGGAAGACCTTGTCCGCAGTATAATTCGTTATTGTTTAAAAAATTGCGGCGAAGAACTTCGTATTCTTGAGAGAGATGCGGCGAAATTAAAACAAGCCGACGGGCCATTTAAACGTTTGACTTACGACGAAGCCATCGCCAAACTGCAGGAACTGGGCAGTGATATTAAATACGGCGAAGATTTGGGCAATGACGATGAGGGACTTTTGACCAAGGATAGTCCCATGCCGGTATTTATAGAGAAGTGGCCAAAAAGCATCAAGCCATTTTATATGAAACGCGACGCTAAAAATCCTAAACTGGTTTTGAACGATGATTTAATTGCCACCGAGGGCGCGGGTGAAATTATCGGCGGTTCCCAGCGCGAAGATGACATAGAACTATTATCCGCCAGGATAGATAAGGAGGGATTAAAAAGGGAAGATTACGAGTGGTATTTGGATTTGCGCCGCTACGGCTCTGTGCCGCATTCCGGATTTGGCATCGGTCTGGAACGCACCGTGCGCTGGATTGCCGGCGTGGAGCATATCCGTGAGTGTATCCCTTTCCCGAGAACTATAAACAGGTTAAAACCGTAA
- the aspS gene encoding aspartate--tRNA ligase: MERTLTKETIKKVGERVLIKGWVHSRRNLGKFTFIDLRDKEGLVQVIFIPSEMESGQDLVKDIRSEFVLSIEGMVQKRGPKQINPNLATGEIEILAKNLEILSTAETPPFEVDKDTREISEELRLKYRYLDLRSERMKNNLVLRSKLTHFFLQWLERKGFLYVETPYLTKGTPEGAREYILPSRLFPGEFYVLPQSPQQFKQLLMVAGAERYCQLARCFRDEDQRGDRQPEFTQIDLEMSFVEQEDILKLAEELVIELIKTLCPGKPILSTPFPRLTYKETIEKYNTDKPDLRQDKNNPDELAFAWVVDFPLFEYSAEEKKLVSCHHPFTSPKKEDEPLLESDPVKVKAEAYDLVLNGFEIAGGSIRIHSRELQNKIFKILGLDDEKITERFGHLLEAFKYGVPPHGGIAFGFDRLLMLLAGEPNIREVIPFPKTSDAKDLMMGAPSALEEERLKEAHIKLIKKDLKK; encoded by the coding sequence ATGGAGAGAACATTAACCAAGGAGACAATAAAAAAAGTCGGAGAAAGAGTTTTAATCAAGGGCTGGGTTCACTCCCGCCGTAATCTCGGTAAATTTACTTTTATTGATTTGCGGGATAAGGAGGGGTTAGTACAGGTTATTTTTATCCCAAGTGAAATGGAAAGCGGGCAGGATTTAGTCAAAGATATCCGTTCGGAGTTTGTTTTATCCATTGAAGGAATGGTGCAAAAGCGCGGGCCCAAACAGATAAATCCTAATTTAGCCACCGGCGAGATTGAAATTTTAGCTAAAAATTTGGAAATTTTAAGTACCGCTGAAACGCCGCCATTTGAAGTGGATAAAGACACTAGGGAAATCAGCGAGGAGCTGCGTTTAAAGTATCGCTATTTGGACTTGCGCAGTGAGCGAATGAAAAATAATTTGGTTCTGCGTAGCAAACTCACTCATTTTTTTCTGCAATGGCTGGAGCGCAAGGGATTTTTGTATGTGGAAACGCCGTATTTAACTAAGGGGACTCCCGAAGGGGCGAGAGAATATATTCTTCCCTCGCGTTTATTCCCCGGAGAATTTTATGTTTTGCCTCAATCACCGCAGCAGTTCAAACAGTTGCTGATGGTGGCCGGGGCGGAAAGATATTGCCAATTGGCGCGTTGTTTCCGTGATGAGGACCAAAGGGGAGACAGGCAGCCGGAATTTACGCAGATAGATTTAGAAATGTCCTTTGTGGAGCAGGAAGATATTTTAAAGTTGGCAGAAGAATTAGTTATCGAACTTATCAAAACTCTTTGCCCGGGGAAGCCAATATTAAGCACCCCTTTCCCGCGGCTTACTTACAAAGAAACAATAGAAAAATATAATACCGACAAGCCGGATTTGCGGCAGGATAAAAATAATCCGGACGAGCTGGCCTTTGCCTGGGTAGTTGATTTTCCGCTTTTTGAATATTCCGCAGAAGAAAAAAAATTAGTTTCCTGCCATCATCCTTTTACTTCGCCCAAAAAGGAGGACGAGCCGCTTTTGGAAAGCGACCCGGTAAAAGTTAAAGCCGAGGCTTACGATTTGGTTTTAAACGGTTTTGAAATCGCCGGCGGCAGTATCAGAATTCACAGTCGCGAATTGCAGAATAAGATATTTAAGATTTTGGGGTTAGATGACGAAAAAATCACCGAGCGTTTTGGGCATCTGTTGGAGGCCTTTAAATATGGCGTGCCTCCGCACGGCGGAATCGCTTTTGGTTTTGACCGCCTGCTGATGTTGCTGGCCGGAGAACCGAACATCAGAGAAGTTATTCCTTTTCCGAAAACGAGCGATGCCAAGGATTTAATGATGGGCGCGCCGAGCGCGTTGGAAGAAGAAAGATTAAAGGAAGCGCACATCAAATTAATAAAGAAGGATTTAAAAAAGTAA
- a CDS encoding YbaK/EbsC family protein, which produces MTIPKSILKHLEKNKIKYQVIPHKKVYTAYDLAATLKEDIKKIAKTLLVRADKRYYLVTIPAHYQLDFGKIKKLVKAKTVELAKEKIMVKLFKVKPGALTPFASFHKVELVADNSLKKLADILVGAGSYTESLRIKTKDWLKSEKPIFGAIGKIKKFKPIKTKSKKRK; this is translated from the coding sequence ATGACCATCCCCAAAAGCATTCTTAAACATTTAGAAAAAAATAAAATCAAGTATCAGGTGATACCGCACAAAAAAGTTTACACGGCTTACGATTTGGCGGCGACGCTTAAAGAAGACATTAAAAAAATCGCCAAAACGTTATTGGTGCGCGCTGATAAGAGGTATTATCTGGTGACAATTCCCGCGCATTATCAGCTGGATTTTGGGAAAATAAAAAAGTTGGTTAAAGCCAAAACGGTAGAATTAGCCAAGGAAAAAATAATGGTGAAATTATTTAAAGTAAAACCCGGCGCTCTGACCCCCTTTGCCAGTTTTCACAAGGTTGAATTGGTGGCGGACAATTCACTTAAAAAATTAGCCGATATTTTAGTTGGGGCCGGCAGTTATACTGAATCATTAAGAATAAAAACCAAGGATTGGCTTAAATCCGAGAAGCCGATTTTTGGGGCCATTGGCAAAATAAAAAAGTTTAAACCGATAAAAACGAAATCCAAGAAGAGAAAATAA